The following proteins are encoded in a genomic region of Pseudorca crassidens isolate mPseCra1 chromosome 5, mPseCra1.hap1, whole genome shotgun sequence:
- the PLAAT1 gene encoding phospholipase A and acyltransferase 1 isoform X2 — protein sequence MNVPINMMNFPTFQVVPLLHQPPCTVLGVRNEESDSGGQCAWVCTAQFSTRKKGPVSYSMPEYLTGHSSEPGACVRLNHRMAFNDCFSLNYPGNPQPGDLIEVFRPGYQHWALYLGDGYVINIAPLDDGISASFTSAKSVFSRKALVKMQLLKDVVGNDTYRINNKYDGTYPPLPVEEVMQRSEFVAGQEVEYDLLVNNCEHFVTLLRYGEGVSEQQVLMKMV from the exons ATGTACCCATCAATATGATGAACTTCCCAACCTTCCAAGTTGTCCCCCTTCTGCATCAACCACCTTGCACTGTTTTGGGAGTCAGAAATGAGGAATCAGACA GTGGAGGCCAGTGTGCCTGGGTCTGCACAGCACAGTTCAGCACAAGGAAGAAAGGTCCTGTGTCCTACAGTATGCCTGAATATCTGACTGGACACTCATCTGAGCCTGGAGCTTGTGTCCGCTTAAATCACAGA ATGGCGTTTAATGATTGCTTTAGTTTGAACTATCCTGGCAACCCTCAGCCAGGTGATTTGATTGAAGTGTTTCGTCCTGGCTATCAACACTGGGCACTGTACTTGGGTGATGGGTATGTTATCAACATAGCACCTCTAG ACGATGGCATTTCTGCATCGTTTACAAGCGCCAAGTCTGTATTCAGCAGAAAGGCCCTGGTGAAGATGCAGCTTTTGAAGGATGTTGTGGGAAATGACACATACAGAATAAACAATAAATACGATGGAACATACCCACCACTCCCCGTGGAAGAAGTCATGCAGCGGTCAGAGTTTGTTGCTGGACAGGAGGTGGAGTATGACTTACTTGTCAACAACTGTGAGCATTTTGTGACTTTGCTCCGCTATGGAGAAGGAGTTTCAGAGCAG CAGGTTCTGATGAAGATGGTGTAG
- the PLAAT1 gene encoding phospholipase A and acyltransferase 1 isoform X3, producing the protein MNVPINMMNFPTFQVVPLLHQPPCTVLGVRNEESDSGGQCAWVCTAQFSTRKKGPVSYSMPEYLTGHSSEPGACVRLNHRMAFNDCFSLNYPGNPQPGDLIEVFRPGYQHWALYLGDGYVINIAPLDDGISASFTSAKSVFSRKALVKMQLLKDVVGNDTYRINNKYDGTYPPLPVEEVMQRSEFVAGQEVEYDLLVNNCEHFVTLLRYGEGVSEQVLMKMV; encoded by the exons ATGTACCCATCAATATGATGAACTTCCCAACCTTCCAAGTTGTCCCCCTTCTGCATCAACCACCTTGCACTGTTTTGGGAGTCAGAAATGAGGAATCAGACA GTGGAGGCCAGTGTGCCTGGGTCTGCACAGCACAGTTCAGCACAAGGAAGAAAGGTCCTGTGTCCTACAGTATGCCTGAATATCTGACTGGACACTCATCTGAGCCTGGAGCTTGTGTCCGCTTAAATCACAGA ATGGCGTTTAATGATTGCTTTAGTTTGAACTATCCTGGCAACCCTCAGCCAGGTGATTTGATTGAAGTGTTTCGTCCTGGCTATCAACACTGGGCACTGTACTTGGGTGATGGGTATGTTATCAACATAGCACCTCTAG ACGATGGCATTTCTGCATCGTTTACAAGCGCCAAGTCTGTATTCAGCAGAAAGGCCCTGGTGAAGATGCAGCTTTTGAAGGATGTTGTGGGAAATGACACATACAGAATAAACAATAAATACGATGGAACATACCCACCACTCCCCGTGGAAGAAGTCATGCAGCGGTCAGAGTTTGTTGCTGGACAGGAGGTGGAGTATGACTTACTTGTCAACAACTGTGAGCATTTTGTGACTTTGCTCCGCTATGGAGAAGGAGTTTCAGAGCAG GTTCTGATGAAGATGGTGTAG
- the PLAAT1 gene encoding phospholipase A and acyltransferase 1 isoform X1 has translation MNVPINMMNFPTFQVVPLLHQPPCTVLGVRNEESDSGGQCAWVCTAQFSTRKKGPVSYSMPEYLTGHSSEPGACVRLNHRMAFNDCFSLNYPGNPQPGDLIEVFRPGYQHWALYLGDGYVINIAPLDDGISASFTSAKSVFSRKALVKMQLLKDVVGNDTYRINNKYDGTYPPLPVEEVMQRSEFVAGQEVEYDLLVNNCEHFVTLLRYGEGVSEQANRAISTIGFVAAAAGAFSFLGLFPKRLRAKYY, from the exons ATGTACCCATCAATATGATGAACTTCCCAACCTTCCAAGTTGTCCCCCTTCTGCATCAACCACCTTGCACTGTTTTGGGAGTCAGAAATGAGGAATCAGACA GTGGAGGCCAGTGTGCCTGGGTCTGCACAGCACAGTTCAGCACAAGGAAGAAAGGTCCTGTGTCCTACAGTATGCCTGAATATCTGACTGGACACTCATCTGAGCCTGGAGCTTGTGTCCGCTTAAATCACAGA ATGGCGTTTAATGATTGCTTTAGTTTGAACTATCCTGGCAACCCTCAGCCAGGTGATTTGATTGAAGTGTTTCGTCCTGGCTATCAACACTGGGCACTGTACTTGGGTGATGGGTATGTTATCAACATAGCACCTCTAG ACGATGGCATTTCTGCATCGTTTACAAGCGCCAAGTCTGTATTCAGCAGAAAGGCCCTGGTGAAGATGCAGCTTTTGAAGGATGTTGTGGGAAATGACACATACAGAATAAACAATAAATACGATGGAACATACCCACCACTCCCCGTGGAAGAAGTCATGCAGCGGTCAGAGTTTGTTGCTGGACAGGAGGTGGAGTATGACTTACTTGTCAACAACTGTGAGCATTTTGTGACTTTGCTCCGCTATGGAGAAGGAGTTTCAGAGCAG GCCAACCGAGCAATAAGTACCATTGGGTTTGTGGCAGCTGCCGCTGGTGCcttctctttccttggcttgtttCCAAAAAGACTAAGAGCAAAATACTATTAA
- the PLAAT1 gene encoding phospholipase A and acyltransferase 1 isoform X6 yields the protein MRNQTMAFNDCFSLNYPGNPQPGDLIEVFRPGYQHWALYLGDGYVINIAPLDDGISASFTSAKSVFSRKALVKMQLLKDVVGNDTYRINNKYDGTYPPLPVEEVMQRSEFVAGQEVEYDLLVNNCEHFVTLLRYGEGVSEQANRAISTIGFVAAAAGAFSFLGLFPKRLRAKYY from the exons ATGAGGAATCAGACA ATGGCGTTTAATGATTGCTTTAGTTTGAACTATCCTGGCAACCCTCAGCCAGGTGATTTGATTGAAGTGTTTCGTCCTGGCTATCAACACTGGGCACTGTACTTGGGTGATGGGTATGTTATCAACATAGCACCTCTAG ACGATGGCATTTCTGCATCGTTTACAAGCGCCAAGTCTGTATTCAGCAGAAAGGCCCTGGTGAAGATGCAGCTTTTGAAGGATGTTGTGGGAAATGACACATACAGAATAAACAATAAATACGATGGAACATACCCACCACTCCCCGTGGAAGAAGTCATGCAGCGGTCAGAGTTTGTTGCTGGACAGGAGGTGGAGTATGACTTACTTGTCAACAACTGTGAGCATTTTGTGACTTTGCTCCGCTATGGAGAAGGAGTTTCAGAGCAG GCCAACCGAGCAATAAGTACCATTGGGTTTGTGGCAGCTGCCGCTGGTGCcttctctttccttggcttgtttCCAAAAAGACTAAGAGCAAAATACTATTAA
- the PLAAT1 gene encoding phospholipase A and acyltransferase 1 isoform X4 — protein MSGGQCAWVCTAQFSTRKKGPVSYSMPEYLTGHSSEPGACVRLNHRMAFNDCFSLNYPGNPQPGDLIEVFRPGYQHWALYLGDGYVINIAPLDDGISASFTSAKSVFSRKALVKMQLLKDVVGNDTYRINNKYDGTYPPLPVEEVMQRSEFVAGQEVEYDLLVNNCEHFVTLLRYGEGVSEQANRAISTIGFVAAAAGAFSFLGLFPKRLRAKYY, from the exons GTGGAGGCCAGTGTGCCTGGGTCTGCACAGCACAGTTCAGCACAAGGAAGAAAGGTCCTGTGTCCTACAGTATGCCTGAATATCTGACTGGACACTCATCTGAGCCTGGAGCTTGTGTCCGCTTAAATCACAGA ATGGCGTTTAATGATTGCTTTAGTTTGAACTATCCTGGCAACCCTCAGCCAGGTGATTTGATTGAAGTGTTTCGTCCTGGCTATCAACACTGGGCACTGTACTTGGGTGATGGGTATGTTATCAACATAGCACCTCTAG ACGATGGCATTTCTGCATCGTTTACAAGCGCCAAGTCTGTATTCAGCAGAAAGGCCCTGGTGAAGATGCAGCTTTTGAAGGATGTTGTGGGAAATGACACATACAGAATAAACAATAAATACGATGGAACATACCCACCACTCCCCGTGGAAGAAGTCATGCAGCGGTCAGAGTTTGTTGCTGGACAGGAGGTGGAGTATGACTTACTTGTCAACAACTGTGAGCATTTTGTGACTTTGCTCCGCTATGGAGAAGGAGTTTCAGAGCAG GCCAACCGAGCAATAAGTACCATTGGGTTTGTGGCAGCTGCCGCTGGTGCcttctctttccttggcttgtttCCAAAAAGACTAAGAGCAAAATACTATTAA
- the PLAAT1 gene encoding phospholipase A and acyltransferase 1 isoform X5, producing the protein MPEYLTGHSSEPGACVRLNHRMAFNDCFSLNYPGNPQPGDLIEVFRPGYQHWALYLGDGYVINIAPLDDGISASFTSAKSVFSRKALVKMQLLKDVVGNDTYRINNKYDGTYPPLPVEEVMQRSEFVAGQEVEYDLLVNNCEHFVTLLRYGEGVSEQANRAISTIGFVAAAAGAFSFLGLFPKRLRAKYY; encoded by the exons ATGCCTGAATATCTGACTGGACACTCATCTGAGCCTGGAGCTTGTGTCCGCTTAAATCACAGA ATGGCGTTTAATGATTGCTTTAGTTTGAACTATCCTGGCAACCCTCAGCCAGGTGATTTGATTGAAGTGTTTCGTCCTGGCTATCAACACTGGGCACTGTACTTGGGTGATGGGTATGTTATCAACATAGCACCTCTAG ACGATGGCATTTCTGCATCGTTTACAAGCGCCAAGTCTGTATTCAGCAGAAAGGCCCTGGTGAAGATGCAGCTTTTGAAGGATGTTGTGGGAAATGACACATACAGAATAAACAATAAATACGATGGAACATACCCACCACTCCCCGTGGAAGAAGTCATGCAGCGGTCAGAGTTTGTTGCTGGACAGGAGGTGGAGTATGACTTACTTGTCAACAACTGTGAGCATTTTGTGACTTTGCTCCGCTATGGAGAAGGAGTTTCAGAGCAG GCCAACCGAGCAATAAGTACCATTGGGTTTGTGGCAGCTGCCGCTGGTGCcttctctttccttggcttgtttCCAAAAAGACTAAGAGCAAAATACTATTAA
- the PLAAT1 gene encoding phospholipase A and acyltransferase 1 isoform X7 — protein sequence MAFNDCFSLNYPGNPQPGDLIEVFRPGYQHWALYLGDGYVINIAPLDDGISASFTSAKSVFSRKALVKMQLLKDVVGNDTYRINNKYDGTYPPLPVEEVMQRSEFVAGQEVEYDLLVNNCEHFVTLLRYGEGVSEQANRAISTIGFVAAAAGAFSFLGLFPKRLRAKYY from the exons ATGGCGTTTAATGATTGCTTTAGTTTGAACTATCCTGGCAACCCTCAGCCAGGTGATTTGATTGAAGTGTTTCGTCCTGGCTATCAACACTGGGCACTGTACTTGGGTGATGGGTATGTTATCAACATAGCACCTCTAG ACGATGGCATTTCTGCATCGTTTACAAGCGCCAAGTCTGTATTCAGCAGAAAGGCCCTGGTGAAGATGCAGCTTTTGAAGGATGTTGTGGGAAATGACACATACAGAATAAACAATAAATACGATGGAACATACCCACCACTCCCCGTGGAAGAAGTCATGCAGCGGTCAGAGTTTGTTGCTGGACAGGAGGTGGAGTATGACTTACTTGTCAACAACTGTGAGCATTTTGTGACTTTGCTCCGCTATGGAGAAGGAGTTTCAGAGCAG GCCAACCGAGCAATAAGTACCATTGGGTTTGTGGCAGCTGCCGCTGGTGCcttctctttccttggcttgtttCCAAAAAGACTAAGAGCAAAATACTATTAA